The DNA region GCGCCGGCGACCTCAGCGTGGAAAGCTGCGTGCGCGTGACCGGCACCGTGCGCGCGCGCGGCGCGGCCAACGACAAGATCCGCAGCGGCAAGGTCGAAGTGCTGGCCGCGCAGATCGAAGTGCTCAACAAGCCCGAGCCGCTGCCGTTCCACGCCCACGAGAACGCCGGCGAGGAAACCCGCCTGACCTATCGTTACCTGGACCTGCGCCGTCCGGAAATGCAGAAGATGATGCGGGTGCGCATCATCTTC from Salifodinibacter halophilus includes:
- a CDS encoding aspartate--tRNA ligase, translating into AGDLSVESCVRVTGTVRARGAANDKIRSGKVEVLAAQIEVLNKPEPLPFHAHENAGEETRLTYRYLDLRRPEMQKMMRVRIIF